Genomic segment of Geminocystis herdmanii PCC 6308:
AGCATCAGAATATCAAAATTATTGTCTCTAGTTTAGTTTCTTTTACCTTAATTGCGATCGCAGTACCGAATATTCCAGCTTGGTGGCAAATGGGAAAAAATAGTTTTGCAGAATTATTCCCTGAAGACACAGAAGCAAATAGTGGTAATCAACCGATAAAGGGCGGTTTTTTAGACAAAATAAAAAAATTACAGCAAAAACAAGCTAATAAAGAGAATAATCAGGAAAATAGCCTAAAGGAAGATGGTACTGTTAAAAAAGAAGGTGGTAAAGCAACAATAGCTGATCAATTAGAAGAAAGTGTGGATAATATAGATAACTATAATCAAAATTTACAAAAAGCGATCGATATTTCCGACGGGAAAGAAGCTAGTTTAGAAAAAGAAAAAAAATAACAATCAAAAAGCGCTAAATTTATGGCTGACTCCATCATGTATCAACAAGACGGTTATGTGGTTTTAGAAACCAACAAAGAAGAAGAATTAATGACAGAATCAGAGTTATTAAGCAAATTAGAGACATTGTTGGCTAGTCAGTCAGATTTACCCCCCGATATAGCTAAAATTACTAACCCCTCTCAACAAGCCGAATATTTACTCAATAATTACTGTGAATTTAACCTTGACGATGATCATTATTTACAATGGTATGTGGTGCGTTGGGAAAAATGATCAATAAATCGGAGTAAAAAAATTCGATTTTCCTTGACTTTTTCTCTCTTTTGCGTAATAATAGAAAAATAAAGATCATAATGGAAATCTAACTGTCAAATTCCAAAATTGTCAATATTCCCATTATCTAAATTTTAACAAAAATGTCAAGGTTTGTCAAGGGAAAAGTAAAAAAAAGGCGATTTTTTTCTCTGTTATTATTGTCACAGGCAAGATGTCTGTTTTACCCGGGATGGATTTAAAGTTTTTATATTAATCAGAAAAATTTGTCTCTGATTAAATTTACCAATAAACTTATATAAATTATTGCTCTATGGAAAAGAATAATTATG
This window contains:
- a CDS encoding chlororespiratory reduction protein 7; translation: MADSIMYQQDGYVVLETNKEEELMTESELLSKLETLLASQSDLPPDIAKITNPSQQAEYLLNNYCEFNLDDDHYLQWYVVRWEK